In Campylobacter showae, the genomic stretch AAAAATCCTAAAAATTTAGCTGATGAGTTTGATGACATTTTCCACGCTCCGCCAAGCCCGCTTAGAAACTCGCTGTCGTACTACGACGAGGGCTACGAGGTCGGGCATGCCTGCGCGAAAGTGCGTAAAATCTTAGCCCGCACCGACCTTAGGCGAGATGAGGCTAAATTTAAAGAAAGTGAAGACAACGTAGGCTTCGTGTTTGCGCTAATGAGCGAATTTATAGCGCGCGAGGGCGAGCTGGAGCTATACGGCGAGCTTGAGGAACAGCTTTTTAAAGAGATCATAAACCCAAACATCGATGAGTTTATAGAGAGTCTTTTTAATCACGAAAGTAGCGAAATTTACAAGGACGTCGCGGTGCTACTGCAAGGATTTATCGAGTTTGAGCGCGTAGTTTTGAGCGCGCCGCGTCCTATAAATCACGGCGAAAACAAAAAGACTTTGGACGGAGTTTCAAGATCCGAAGCCATAAGAAGACAAAAAAACCGAGTGAGAAAGATAAAAGCTATGGAGGAAGAAAATGCAAAAAAATAGGCGAGAATTTTTAAAAAAGGCCGGCATCGCCGGCGCGGTAGCGGCTACGGCAGGAGCCATAACGGCTACGGCGTCAAACCTAAAATACGGTAAAAGTAAAAAGACCGAGGTGCTTTATAAAAGAAGCAAAAACTGGGATCTATACTACGAACAAGCGAAATAATAAAATTTAAGAAAGGATAAATATGTCTGAGGCAAATTTACGTCTTATGTCCAACTCAAACGCAGTCGGGCGAAGATCGTTTTTAAAAATGGCCGCGCTAGCGGGCGTTGCGGGCAGCATGAGCGGACTGGCTGCTAGCGGCATAACCAGAAGTGCGACCAAAGAAGAGATGGCAAATCCGTTTCCAAACTCTAAAATCGTAAAAACCGTTTGCTCGGTTTGCTCTGTTGGATGCGGAGTGCTAGCCGAGGTAGAAAACGGCGTTTGGGTACGCCAAGAGGTGGCCCAAGATCACCCGGTAAGCGCTGGCGGTCACTGCTGTAAGGGCAGCGACGTCATCGATATGGTGCGCTCTCACTGCCGTGTAAAATATCCGATGAAAAAAGTCGGCGGCAAATGGAAACGCATCAGCTACAAAGACGCGCTTGATGAGATCGGCGCAAAACTAAAAGCTTACCGTGAGAAAAACCCGGAGCAAGTTATGTTTCTGGGTTCAGCAAAAGATAGCAACGAGCAGAGCTACTACATCAGTAAATTCTCTGCGATGTTTGGGACAAACAACCTAGATCACCAAGCTAGAATTTGACATAGCGCAACAGTCGCCGGTGTGGCGAATACGTGGGGTTATGGAGCTATGACTAATCACCTTGGAGATATCCAAAACGCGAAGTCTATCTTTATAATCGGCGCAAATCCGGCTGTAAACCACCCGGTAGGATTCAGACATTTTCTAAAAGCGAAAGAAAATAACGGCGCGAAGCTGATCGTGGTCGATCCAAGATACACGAGAACTGCGGCTAAGGCTGATTATTTCGCTCAAATTCGCCCAGGCACGGACATACCTTTTATGTACGGTATGATGAATCTCATCTTTGAAAACGGCTGGGAAGATAAGAAATTTATAGAAGACCGCACGTACGGTATCGACGAGATCCGCAAAGAGGCCGCAAAATGGACGCCTGAAGTGGTCGAGGATGTCACTGGCGTACCTGCTGCGACGCTAAAAGAGATAACCGAAGTTTTTGCTAAAAATCGACCGGGATCGGTCGTTTGGGCGATGGGTCTAACTCAGCACACCATAGGCAGCTCAAACACTCGTATCGCTCCGATCCTGCAACTAATACTAGGAAATATGGGCGTATCAGGCGGCGGCTGCAACATCTTGCGCGGTCACGATAACGTACAAGGCGCTAGCGATATGGCAAACGCCCCTGATAGCTTGCCTGGATACTACGCTAAAAACGAAGCTACGTGGAAATATTTCGCTAAAATGTGGAAAGTGGACTACGAGTGGTTGCAAGGAAATTTTGTAAAACCTGAATGGATGTTTAAACCGGGATTTACCCTAGCTCGCTGGTGGGCGGGCGTGCTTGACGGCAAAAACGGCAACGACACTATAGAAAACGCTGGCGATAGCCTAAAGGCGCTAATCGTCATCGGCAACGGTATCACCTCGACAGCTCAACAGGCAAAAGTACAAGAGGGCCTTGACGGGCTTGAGCTTTTGGTACTGCTTGATCCTTTCGTAAACGACGCCGGCGTTATAACAAATAAAAAAGACGACGTCTATCTACTACCTGCGGCGACGCAGTTTGAAACTAGCGGTACTGTCGTAGCAACAAACCGCAGCGGCCAGTGGAGAAGCCAAGTCGTAGAGCCTCTGTTTGAGAGTATGCCCGATCACGAAATTTTATTTGAGCTTGCCAAAAGGCTAGGCTACTATGACGAGCTAACTCGCACGATCAGAGACTCCGAGGGCAAGATCGAGTGGCCTGAAGCAGCCACTCGCGAGATCGCTAGTATCGTAAAAAGCATCGGCCTAACCGGCTGGACGCCGGAGCGTCTAAAACGCCATCAGGCTAACTGGGATAAATTTGACGAAAAAACGCTAATGGGCAAAGAGGGTACCGAGGTAGCCGGCGAATACTACGGCTTGCCGTGGCCTTGCTGGACGGAAAAGCACCCTGGTAGTCCAAATTTATACGATATAAATAAACCGGTAATGCAAGGTGGCATGGGCTTTAGAAACCGCTTCGGCCTAGAGCATAACGGCGTAAATCAGCTAGCTGGCGACGGTAGCGCGCCTGTAGGCGGCGCTCAAAGCGGCGGATATCCGGAGATCAAAAAAGATAATATCGAAAAGGTACTAGGCATAACGCTAACTGATGAAGAGCGCGAAAAAATGGGAGCGACGTGGGCAACCGACGCTAGCGGTATAATCGCTGAAAAATGCATGGAAAAGGGCATCGCTCCGTACGGCAACGCAAGAGCTAGAGCGATAGTTTGGACATTCGTCGATCAGATACCGCAGCACAGAGAGCCGCTACATACGCCTCGCCAAGACCTTGCGCAGAAGTATCCGAGCTTTGAGGATAAGCCGAATCACTACCGCGTATTTACGAAATACAAGAGCTTGCAGCTAAGTAAGGACTTCTCAAAAGAGTTCCCGATAAATTTAACCACGGGACGCCTTGTAAACTTTAGCGGTGCTGGCATGGAAACGCGCGCTAGTATGTATCTATCTCGCATCACGCCTGAGATGTTTGCAGATATCCATCCTGAGCTTGCGGCTAAACACGGCATTAAAAACTGGGATTTCGTATGGATTCATTCGCCTGAAGGCACGAAAATCAAAGTACGAGCTAGAGTCGTACCGTCGGTTAAACCAGATACTATATTCTTGCCGTTTCACTGGGCTGGATACATGCAGGGCGTCGATATGACGGGTAATTTCCCTGACGGCACCAAGCCTTATGCGGTAGGCGAGAGCGCAAATACCGTCGCTAACTACGGCTACGATATAGTCACTCAAATCCCAGAAACAAAAAGCGGTCTATGCCGCATAGAAAAGGCGTAAAATGAGCGAATTTAATGACAACAATAGACTTAAATTTTACTGCGACGACGATAGATGCATCGACTGTAACGGCTGCGCGGTGGCTTGCGACGAGGCTCACGAGCTGCCTCTTGGCATCCGCCGCCGCCGCGTCATCACGCTAAACGAGGGCGTGCCAGGTAAAGAGATCTCGACCTCGATAGCTTGCATGCACTGCGAGGATGCTCCATGCTCGCTCGTTTGCCCGGTCGATTGCTTTTATATCAGAGCCGACGGCGTCGTACTACACGACAAAGATATCTGTATCGGCTGCGGATACTGCCTATACGCGTGTCCGTTCGGCGCGCCTCAGTTCCCGCGCGAGGGGGTATTTGGCGCGAAAGGCTCGATGGATAAGTGCACGATGTGCGCAGGCGGTCCGCTACCGACAAATAGCGAAGCCGAGCGCGAAGAGTACGGCCAGGATAGAATTTCCGAAGGCAAAGTGCCGGTTTGTGCCGCAATGTGCTCGACAAAGGCGCTGCTAGTAGGCGAATCTGCAATGATAGAAAAAATCTACGGCGACAGAGTCAAGGCTCGCGGCTACGGCTTTAAAGACCTAAAACAAACTCCGACCTGGAAGCTTGCTTATTACGCGGGCGACAGGCTAAAATACAGCTTCTAAATTTATCCGCTCCGCTCGCTTTGGCGGGGCGAACTATAACACCAAATTTGACGCGGTTTGTCTGCGTCAAATTTGACTCAGATTTAAATTCTACTCGACTCGGTTTTAAATTTTATCAAATTTATCCCGCTTCATTTATTGCAAAAATCTCATTAAATTTGACGCTAGATTTTGGCTTTGGCATTAAAATTTGACACGAGTAAAATTTGAAATCAATATGTAGATAAAATTTAAGTAGAAAAGGGCGGTCTCCCGCCCTAAATTTACGCTCTAACAGGCGACAAATACGGATTTGCCGAGTGCATCGACATTTCGTTTTGCTCTCTAAATTTGATAAACTCCTCTTCGCTTAGACGCCTGATATTTGCTATCGTCATCTTTAGCGGCGTGATGCCTGAGAGCGGATCGGGATCGCCCGCGTTGGCTAGCTCGTTACCGTCGGCCTCGCTATAGTGGAAGGTCGTAAATATCGTACCTTCTTTTAGGTCCGGATTGACGCGCAGTTTTGCCGCGATCTGGCCGCGTTTGTTTTGTACGAGTGCGTAGCAGCCTTCCTCTAGCTCCCTCTCGCGAGCGATATCCGGGCTCACCTCTATGAGTGCGCCCTCTACGCCCGCGCCATACTCTAGGGCAGGGCACTCTCTAGTCATCGTGCCCGTGTGGTAGTGATAGACCTTGCGTCCGGTCGTAAATAGGCACGGATAGACCTCGTCTGGCACCTCGCTAAGCGCGCCGCTACCGACTGGGTAGCCCTCCGGGATATTCATCTTGGCTCTAAATTCGGCTTCTGCTTTTGCGCGTTCGTTTTTGTCGTCTAAGTAAAGCACCGGCGCGAAGCGGAATTTACCGCCAGGCAGCATGGACTTGTGATCTGCGTAAAGCACCGGCGTACCCGGGTGCTCCTCGTCTGGGCACGGCCAGCTGATACCGCCTAGTTTGCCTAGTCTATAGTAGCTTATGCCGCCGAAAAATTTAGGCATAAGCTCCCTTAACTCGTTCCAAATTTGCTCAGGGCCCGCAAAGTCAAATCCCTCTAGCCCCATGCGGTTTGCGATGTTGCAAACGACCTTCCAATCAGGCTCCACGCCGCTAACGGGTTCGCTAGCCTTGCGAGTGCGTTGGACGCGGCGAGAGGTGTTGATAAAGGTTCCGTCCTTTTCGCCCCAGCCCGCGGCAGGTAGCACCACATCGGCCTTATGCGCGCTCTCGGTAAAGAAAAGATCCTGCACGATAAAGCAGTCTAGATGGTGCACGGCGTGGACGAAGTGCTCGGTCCAAGGATCGCTCATTACGGGATTTTCGCCGTAGACGTAGAGGACTTTTAGCTCGCCGCTATCCATTTTATCGGGTGCTTGCGTTAGCTTAAAGCCCGGAACCGGATTTAGCTCAAAGTGCCATACTTTGCGCGCTTGCTCCTGTGCGTAAGGGCTGTTTACCGCGCCGGCCGGGATGACGTTAGGCAGCGCGCCCATATCGCATGCGCCTTGGACGTTGTTTTGACCGCGCAGAGGATTTACGCCAGCACCTTTTTTGCCCAAATTTCCCGTTAAAACGGCTAAATTTGATAGCGAAAATACGTTTGACGTGCCGTCACTAAACTGCGTGATACCCATCGTGTAGCAAATCGCCGCCGCGCCTGCTTTAGCATACATTCTAGCTGCCTCTATGATGAGCTCTTTTTTTACGCCCGTTTCGCGCTCGAAACGCTCAGGCGTAAAGTCCTTAACCGCCTCTTTTAGATACTCGAAGCCCTCGGAGTATTTTTCTATAAATTCGCTATCTTGTAAATTTTCGGCGATTATGACATGCATCATCGTATTTAGCGTTTTAATATTCGCTCCGATCGGGATTTGCAAGAAAATATCGGCTTTTTTGGCCATATCGGTGCGCTTTGGATCTACGACGATCATCTTCGCGCCGCGCTGAAGGCCGCGCTGCATCTGCATAGCGATGATCGGGTGGCACTCGCTCGTGTTTGTACCGATGAGTAAAAATACGTCCGTGTCGGTCGCAAATTCGACCAAATCATTAGTCATCGTTCCGTTTCCTAACGTGCTGGCAAGACCTGCCACTGTAGGAGCGTGTCAAAGACGGGCGCAGTGATCGACGTTGTTGCTGCCCTGAGCGCGGAAAAATTTCTGGAAAACGTAGTTGTCTTCGTTATTTGAGCGCGCAGAGCTAAAGCCCATGATCGAGTTTGGGCCGTATTTTGCGACGGTGGATTTAAATTTATCCGCGAGGAAATCATAAACCTCCTCAAAACTCACTTCTTCAAGCTCGCCGCGCTTGTCGTA encodes the following:
- a CDS encoding TorD/DmsD family molecular chaperone, giving the protein MTSKGEFAAGRGLYYSLFSRFFVFSLSGDRFTGLNAMLGLAAAHALNEESAAAIMHIQAKFDEKNPKNLADEFDDIFHAPPSPLRNSLSYYDEGYEVGHACAKVRKILARTDLRRDEAKFKESEDNVGFVFALMSEFIAREGELELYGELEEQLFKEIINPNIDEFIESLFNHESSEIYKDVAVLLQGFIEFERVVLSAPRPINHGENKKTLDGVSRSEAIRRQKNRVRKIKAMEEENAKK
- a CDS encoding twin-arginine translocation signal domain-containing protein codes for the protein MQKNRREFLKKAGIAGAVAATAGAITATASNLKYGKSKKTEVLYKRSKNWDLYYEQAK
- a CDS encoding formate dehydrogenase subunit alpha, with the protein product MSNSNAVGRRSFLKMAALAGVAGSMSGLAASGITRSATKEEMANPFPNSKIVKTVCSVCSVGCGVLAEVENGVWVRQEVAQDHPVSAGGHCCKGSDVIDMVRSHCRVKYPMKKVGGKWKRISYKDALDEIGAKLKAYREKNPEQVMFLGSAKDSNEQSYYISKFSAMFGTNNLDHQARIUHSATVAGVANTWGYGAMTNHLGDIQNAKSIFIIGANPAVNHPVGFRHFLKAKENNGAKLIVVDPRYTRTAAKADYFAQIRPGTDIPFMYGMMNLIFENGWEDKKFIEDRTYGIDEIRKEAAKWTPEVVEDVTGVPAATLKEITEVFAKNRPGSVVWAMGLTQHTIGSSNTRIAPILQLILGNMGVSGGGCNILRGHDNVQGASDMANAPDSLPGYYAKNEATWKYFAKMWKVDYEWLQGNFVKPEWMFKPGFTLARWWAGVLDGKNGNDTIENAGDSLKALIVIGNGITSTAQQAKVQEGLDGLELLVLLDPFVNDAGVITNKKDDVYLLPAATQFETSGTVVATNRSGQWRSQVVEPLFESMPDHEILFELAKRLGYYDELTRTIRDSEGKIEWPEAATREIASIVKSIGLTGWTPERLKRHQANWDKFDEKTLMGKEGTEVAGEYYGLPWPCWTEKHPGSPNLYDINKPVMQGGMGFRNRFGLEHNGVNQLAGDGSAPVGGAQSGGYPEIKKDNIEKVLGITLTDEEREKMGATWATDASGIIAEKCMEKGIAPYGNARARAIVWTFVDQIPQHREPLHTPRQDLAQKYPSFEDKPNHYRVFTKYKSLQLSKDFSKEFPINLTTGRLVNFSGAGMETRASMYLSRITPEMFADIHPELAAKHGIKNWDFVWIHSPEGTKIKVRARVVPSVKPDTIFLPFHWAGYMQGVDMTGNFPDGTKPYAVGESANTVANYGYDIVTQIPETKSGLCRIEKA
- the fdh3B gene encoding formate dehydrogenase FDH3 subunit beta, with amino-acid sequence MSEFNDNNRLKFYCDDDRCIDCNGCAVACDEAHELPLGIRRRRVITLNEGVPGKEISTSIACMHCEDAPCSLVCPVDCFYIRADGVVLHDKDICIGCGYCLYACPFGAPQFPREGVFGAKGSMDKCTMCAGGPLPTNSEAEREEYGQDRISEGKVPVCAAMCSTKALLVGESAMIEKIYGDRVKARGYGFKDLKQTPTWKLAYYAGDRLKYSF
- a CDS encoding molybdopterin oxidoreductase family protein; the protein is MEEIVKTTCPYCGTGCGIDLIVRNGRIVDAKPSKDHHVNDGELCLKGMFGWEFVNSPKRLSRPMMRKLNGVYDKRGELEEVSFEEVYDFLADKFKSTVAKYGPNSIMGFSSARSNNEDNYVFQKFFRAQGSNNVDHCARLUHAPTVAGLASTLGNGTMTNDLVEFATDTDVFLLIGTNTSECHPIIAMQMQRGLQRGAKMIVVDPKRTDMAKKADIFLQIPIGANIKTLNTMMHVIIAENLQDSEFIEKYSEGFEYLKEAVKDFTPERFERETGVKKELIIEAARMYAKAGAAAICYTMGITQFSDGTSNVFSLSNLAVLTGNLGKKGAGVNPLRGQNNVQGACDMGALPNVIPAGAVNSPYAQEQARKVWHFELNPVPGFKLTQAPDKMDSGELKVLYVYGENPVMSDPWTEHFVHAVHHLDCFIVQDLFFTESAHKADVVLPAAGWGEKDGTFINTSRRVQRTRKASEPVSGVEPDWKVVCNIANRMGLEGFDFAGPEQIWNELRELMPKFFGGISYYRLGKLGGISWPCPDEEHPGTPVLYADHKSMLPGGKFRFAPVLYLDDKNERAKAEAEFRAKMNIPEGYPVGSGALSEVPDEVYPCLFTTGRKVYHYHTGTMTRECPALEYGAGVEGALIEVSPDIARERELEEGCYALVQNKRGQIAAKLRVNPDLKEGTIFTTFHYSEADGNELANAGDPDPLSGITPLKMTIANIRRLSEEEFIKFREQNEMSMHSANPYLSPVRA